The genomic DNA ctgatctgtgtgtgtgtgtgttgtgtgtgtgtgtgtgtgtgtgtgtgtgtgtgtaaaactcaAGGGACAGTTTGCCCCGGCATTGCTTGTCATTTGTGCGTGGattgaatgcaaaaataaaaatgctaatttattaTTCCTTTTCTTTCTAAAGGTAATGCTTATATCTCTCGCAATAAAGTAATACCGCACGCAAAATCATGTATTTATGCAGACATATTTACACAattaagaaatagttcacctaaaaaggaaaattctgtcattatttactcaccctcatgttgttccaaacccatattctGCTATTTTTCCGTGAGATTACTGCTCTTTTCCAATGAAAGTGTATGGGGTAAACATGTCTGTCAAGCTCCCAATGGGGCGATAAATATTTGTAGgagtaaaaaatgacaattttatttttgagtgaactattccttttaaggaagtttctgggttcaatacaagttaagctcaatcaacagcatttgtggcataatgttgattaacacaaaaacacTTTCGTCCGGTCCCTCAAAAATGAATGTTGCaatgagtcacttacaatggaagtgaatggggacaatttttggagggtttaaaggcagaaatgtgaagcttataatcttATATAAACACTTACACTTACAAGCCATTGAAATAGCCATGCCCCTCTTTCTAAAACCCCACACTAGCCCAAAGATACGAAATGAGCTTAACTGAGACCGACATCAtgcagaaacggttgtcaaaaGCAACAGAAGCATAATAGCGCCCtctactgacaactgttatgagaaacatggcttaaaaatggcattaagcctcaataattcactgcaactacaaaactatgagaacgtgcaaaatcATTGAAGGGACAAAAGTGCCGTTGtccgcagacacatttttgtttgctgtttacagagtctagatcTGTCACAGCGACTGGTCCGCGATCTTTCAGGGATTAGGCCATTTCTTACAGCACCATTGAAACTCATGTAATATTTGATTTGGTCTTTTTAATGGTCGTTTAAGGGTTTACGCTGTTATGTTGTCACGGCAACGAAAAGTAAAATacgctataactttacacagaaaagttagtaagtgattttatcacattcaaatcatgctaacatgcatattgtttacttccattgtaagtaaatTTGCAATCCCGGTTTTTACTTTTTTtcaaaatacgtttttgtggttattaacattatgccacaagtgctgttgattgaacttaacttggacccggaatattcctttaagaatcaatattttaacagctaaattattttcatgaaaaatagGAAGAGATTCAAGTTTTCCGTGCAGGATAAATATTCCCTCTGGCTGTTCTACAAGTGTTCTCGTCTCCTCTACATATTTCTCCAGCTTTCAAACATTCATTAGCTTTCCCTCATTCACACGCTCACTCTCTCCGTATGGCACTTTGCATTGTTCTGCATTTTTGAATCTCCAGTATCTCCAGGAACGAAACACAAAATTTGACTAAGTATCAAAAAGGTCATAGCACAGGTTCATATCTCAGATTCCCGACGGTATGACATTTGCTCTCTGCAACGGGGAGTCTGCAGCCGATCGAAGTCATGCCGCGGCGTTCTCTCAGGGCTGAGGCTCATCGCTCGCTCTGGCTTGATCCTCTCTGAACTTTCATCCTCTTCCTCTTCGTGGCTCAGTATCGCCAGCTCGTTCTCGTAGCAGAACGAGTTGGCGCTGGGCACGACGAGGTACTTGTTTTCCATCATGTCCTTGGCACTACAGCGAGGAGTGGACGACACCTCGTATGTCTTGTGGAAGTGTGAGTAGTCGACTTTGTATTGGTTCTTCTCCTCAAACAGCACAGACTCAAATCGGTGCCCCCAGAGGACCTCGCTGGCCAGATACGAGCTTCGAGCCTGTGCCGTCATGGCCGTTGCTTCCACCATGCCTTCCAAGATCACTACGATCTCAAAATCTGCCGTTTCAAGGTCCTGCTTACTGAGGCCAAACAGGGGGCTCTCCTGGTCGATTTGATGAAGGATGGTGATTGGCGAGACAAGGAAGATGCGGTCGAGTCCTTTATCAAAGCCAACGTTTATGTCCAGTTGGTCAAGCGGAATGTACTCGCCTTCGGCCGTGACGCGCGGTTTGATGAGCTGTGCCCGAACGTGTGCCTCTACGATGTGACTCTTTCGTAGGTTCCCTACCCGCCACATTAAGCACAGTCTTCCGTCACGCATGGCGATGACTGCGTTATTTGAGAACAGTAGAGTTTGTGCTCGCTTCTTGGGCCGGGCCATTTTGGCCATGATGGCGCCGATCATGAAGCAGTCGATAATGCTGCCCACGATAGACTGGAAGACCACGAGAAACACCGCAAGAGGACACTCCTCCGTGACGCAACGGAAACCATAACCGATAGTCGTTTGCGTCTCAATGGAGAACAGGAATGCAGCGATGAAACCGTTCACCTGCAAGACACACGGCGTAAAGTTATCGTCACCTGCCGGGTTGTCCAGGTCACCGTGAAGAAGTGCGATAACCCAAAATGCCAATCCAAACGCCAACCAGGAAATTACAAAGACAAGCGTGAAAGCAATTAGCATGTAGCGCCAACGGATGTCCACGCAGGTGGTAAACATGTCCGCCAGGTAGCGCTGGGACTTCTCGTCCATGTTGGTGAACTGCACATTGCACTGCCCATTCTTTTTCACAAAACGGTTGCGACATTTCCGCCTAGTGTGGATTTTGCCATTGCCGTATCCATTCATCCCTCCACCGTGCATGGTCGTTAGACGCAGACCATCCTCCTCTGTCGACACGACACTGTAACGACCGATCCGACCCACGCTCATCGTCTTCAACCACGTTCCAATCTTTTCGATCTTTCGTTTCCTCTCTTTTTGAGAGGTTTAACGGTATTTTAAGTTCTTATTAATTCTCCGGGATCAGTAGATGTGATCTTGCGATAAATCCCGTTAAATGTAGAAGACGCTCTGTTTCGGAGGACCCTAGAggagaaaaaaagaacaaattagtCAAGTATGTTAACATTGACAAGGATGACATTTGAGAGAGAATGATCAAAGTTCACCCATGCAACTGTAGTGCACGCCGAAAGGATAGCTTCTCATCTGTTAGCCAACCCTCTCGCTCACATGTTaagccaatcggctcacatggtgtaagctgattggtcctttgacatgtaatcgggtagccaatcaacttgcatctTTCTCTTTGTCTAAGAtataaattgctcagttttgcatATAAGCCGGTATAACCGCAGCATGCTGCGAGTTTTGCTCAGTTGGTAGCTGGGGCTTTTCAGCTTGCACGCTCaggtctgcttttggccatgaTGCATAGAAGTATGCCAAATCTGTCTGGCATATATCACGGTCGAGGCCCACATAGTCATTTAGTTCATTAGCATTACGCTAGAAAGCATACACTCGGTATACATGGCCCttcggagcagcagcagtacacaagtcttggtgATAGATCTGCTCGGTTaagtgttgtgttttgtgtttgtgttgagttATGTGCAGCTTCCCTGGTTTATTGGTGGattttttgtaatgtatatttgtgcagcagcatgctCATGCTAACTctgtatgtctgttttgtttctaTTACAGAAATGACGGAGTCTTTCATTTTTTTAGGATAATGTAAATGGTGCTGGCTAGTTTCGGAAAATTCTTTGAGGTGCTTAAAATTTCTGTCTAGGCAGGCAGctcattagtttatttatttatttaatagttgtgtttatttacttaataaaaacaaatcatttaagtgaattggagagTTCATGTTAATAAACAGATTCccttatatttagcattgggaaCTCAGATTCATTTTAGTGTGTCGGTTCTTTTGGATGAatcatgtaaatgaaccagtccacatatatttatgtatttggcagacgcttttatccaaagcgacttacagtgcacttattacagggacaatccccccggagcaacctggagttaagtgccttgctcaaggacacaatggtggtggctgtggggatcgaaccagcaaccttctgattaccagttatgtgctttagcccactacgccaccaccactcccttaaCATAAAAGATTcaatgattcacttgagccccacacagccttaaagggactttgccttcttttttaatgtaaaatatatagtgTATTGCTGCTGTTAATCACTATAGTTTGgttcagttatataaaatagggtgttttctagtttattagtgtacattatacactcacctaaaggattattaggaacaccatactaatactgtgtttgaccccctttcgctttcagaactgccttaattctacgtggcattgattcaacaaggagctgaaagcattctttagaaatgttggcccatattgataggatagcatcttgcagttgatggagatttgtgggatgcacatccagggcacgaagctcccgttccaccacatcccaaagatgctctattgggttgagatctggtgactgtgggggccattttagtacagtgaactcattgtcatgttcaagaaaccaatttgaaatgattcgagctttgtgacatggtgcattatcctgctggaagtagccatcagaggatgggtacatggtggccataaagggatggacatggtcagaaacaatgctcaggtaggccgtggcatttaaacgatgcccaattggcactaaggggcctaaagtgtgccaagaaaacatcccccacaccattacaccaccaccaccagcctgcacagtggtaacaaggcatgatggatccatgttctcattctgtttacgccaaattctgactctaccatctgaatgtctcaacagaaatcgagactcatcagaccaggcaacatttttccagtcttcaactgtccaattttggtgagctcttgcaaattgtagcctcattttcctatttatagtggagatgagtggtacccggtggggtcttctgctgttgtagcccatccgcctcaaggttgtgcgtgttgtggcttcacaaatgctttgctgcatacctcggttgtaacgagtggttatttcaggcaaagttgctcttctatcagcttgaatcagtcggcccattctcctctgacctctagcatcaacaaggcattttcgcccacaggactgccacatactggatgtttttcccttttcacaccattctttgtaaaccctagaaatggttgtgcgtgaaaatcccagtaactgagcagattgtgaaatactcagaccagcccgtctggcaccaacaaccatgccacgctcaaaattgcttaaatcacctttctttcccattctgacattcagtttggagttcaggagattgtcttgaccaggaccacacccctaaatgcattggagcaactgccatgtgattggctgattagataattgcattaatgagaaattgaacaggtgttcctaataatcctttaggtgagtgtagatacaTGTATGTTCATTTTAATGTTGTCACCGTATTTGTGTAACCCTTACCAAAATGAACTATGGTTTTTCGATAGTAATATTGAAATAGACATGGCTGTAGTAAATATggataatttgattaattttgtggttactgtggtATTGCAACAATATGGAATAtcaccctaattaaatatatgaatatGGGGATATAATTAAGTTCTGCAATCAGAACTGATGGTCTAACAAACAAGGCAATCTTTTGAAAGAGCCACAGAGCCGTAGTGTTTACTTTTGTGAGAGGAATCAACCTACTGTATGAAAGGTTTACTTCTAGTTATCTCTGCATTAACAAAAATACACATCAGCGTTAATGGCAGTTTTGATGATGTTTTAAAGTAATTGATCAGTTTAATAACAGCAGCATGTTGCTAGATAGTCACATTTTCCTTTATTATTCAGAATCAACTTAGTTCTTGTACAGGTTGGATATTGTATGAGTAACTGGATGTTGTATTCCTTTCAAGTTTCTCTTGTCTGCCTTTTTGTTCTCATCGCCTACATTATTGATCAGAGCTCTTGTTTTAAACCTGCGTAACACAACAGAGATGCTCTAGCTATCAGATCACACATattcagacacacacagatgaaCAACCAAAGTCTTTTCTCAGGGGAGAGTATCTTACCTTCCAAAACCTTTGCACCAAAATCAAAATGATGAAAGGAAGTTTTAACAGTTTGGgagatcagtgtgtgtgttagcGATGTTTGCGCACAGATGCCTGGGTTTTATACACATGATTCAGACACTCTGGAGACCGGTGTGTGCATGGGGCTTTGACCATGGGTGCAGTCTCACAGTTCTCAAGAGATCGTAAGTGGGTTGAGAGGGGGAGGGATAGACATTgctgaagaaacagacagataaATGAACATTAGGGTTATGAAGAGGGTTGGGAATCAAGAAACATACTAAAAGAATTAAGGAACTAGAAGCGTTCACCCTAAAACAAAGGTTGACAGattgtggattttgcagataccagtAACTTAGATGGCGAAAAGGGACGATAAccaattaattttgttttataaatcaatttatgaatgtttaaatattattttaatctttCCTTGGTGTGATGAGCACATACATTGATGCTACAAGTGTCCAAAAAGAGTACAatttgctatatgcaacgcataatttaaatgaatataaaaatgactgaatactgttcacaagactctagactgtcatttaagggttaaacttctgcctcACTGAGTCACGTGACACAGCAGCATGCCGTCGATTTCCTTAAAGCGCTTCTATGGTTgaagcgccaacaaaagtgcctctggtaagaaatctctatgttttttttaattaaaaactatttgtttgtaaagaggagagtctctagtttcatttgatatgccgctttaaataATCTGTTCATTTTTTGCACGTcagcgcgctgataaacatgatgtccacatatgtggacattggcaccacatttcctcaaaagtagaaaaaaattgtttggataactttcaactctaacacatctgtgggtcatttcacttcattttaatatacattttgttctgttttattttgttatctctgCAATACGATtctattcattaatattagtaaatgcattactaTAGATTTACTCTGcaatttcacattgagaatcaatgggtgcatccaaaagctgaaagatTTTTCTTTCAGTGGCTTTATATGGAATTAGGATAAAAATAaggagcatttcaaactgttctgagaccagtgcagacagacagcacactggaggttaagtcatgcactaaatagggagcaagggagcatcctatagctctcctataactgttctgagaccagtgcagacagacaccaCATTGGAGGttatgtcattcactaaatagggagcaagggagcatcctataactgttctgagaccagtgcagacagacagcacactggaggttaagtcattcactaaatagggagcaagggagcatcctatagctctctataactgttctgagaccagtgcagacagacaccaCATTGGAGGttatgtcattcactaaatagggagcaagggagcatcctatagctctcctataactgttctgagaccagtgcagacagacaccaCATTGGAGGttatgtcattcactaaatagggagcaagggagcatcctatagctctcctatatctgttctgagaccagtgcagacagacaccaCATTGGAGGttatgtcattcactaaatagggagcaagggagcatcctatagctctcctataactgttctgagaccagtgcagacagacaccaCATTGGAGGttatgtcattcactaaatagggagcaagggagcatcctatagctctcctataactgttctgagaccagtgcagacagacaccaCATTGGAGGttatgtcattcactaaatagggagcaagggagcatcctatatctctcctataactgttctgagaccagtgcagacagacaccaCATTGGAGGttatgtcattcactaaatagggagcaagagagcatcctatagctctcctataactgttctgagaccagtgcagacagacagcacactggaggttaagtcatgcactaaatagggagcaagggagcatcctatagctctctgtgCAGCTAAGTGTATTCACttctaaaatctgatcaaaagttcagtttcaggctgcagatgatgtttggaccaggCAGAcgtgggacaatggtaatcagttgTCACAAACGCCACCTCTGAAAATCCGCTCGTCCGCCACCGGTGGGCTCTCTCGCCTGAGTATTAGCAGTTGGACTACAAATCCCAGAACCCACATACCTGGACTGATTGCACATACACACTTGTTCCCCATTTCACAGACTATTTAAGCACTAAGCAAGCTACGCTCGGTGCAAGTCTTGTTTTGCTACGGCTACTTTTCTGAGTGTTTCCCCTACTGCCTTGTTTATCTGGATATTGTAGTTGTCTGTCTGCTGCTGCTCTGACCTTCTGCCTGTTCTGATCACAATTACTGCTCTGTCTATGTTGCTGTTGTTATTCTCTGTATTTCGACCCACGCCTGTTTGTATTCTGATTCAGCTGTTGTTTAATAAACCGCACATGGATCTTAATCCCAGTTTGTCCGAGTCATTGTtacatcagtacatagattcagaattttataatgcaacattgtattttaacatggttggcagtgattggatgatgctggacattattctgaataaaaaacatgaataagcaacactcctggacacattaTAAACTATTTAATGAAAagaatctgactttctatagcttagtgTTATTGAAAATCTCACAACGTaatcccgctgtccacatatgtgaacatacatttttagtaaaactatttgctgtagacaaaatattttttgcttgtttattaggtgctacaagttacaaatcaaaaatgaaaaGGGAAGTTACACGGGGGTCTCAGAAGGATAAAAAGGAGTGGTGGTTGTGTAGTGGtctaaccacataactggtaatctggtaatcagaaggtcactggttcgagccccacagctaccaccactgtgtccttgagcaaggcacttaactccaggttgctccgggggtattgtccctgtaataaagtctctgtaagtcactttggataaaagcgtctgccaaatgcataaatgttaatgtaaaaaaaaaagcctggggacttttattttgaaatgtctgcgcttCCAAACAAAACATGCACATTTACAATCATCTACAATAAAAATACTATCAAGTATAAAGATCATCGTTCATCAATAGATCAACAGAGGCTGCTTGTCAaatactttttcctttttttctagtGACACTGTCAAATCAATATGAATTCAACAATCAATAAAAGTTATATAAATAACAGttcaaaaatgtgtctttttttaatAGCATCTCAAATTCAAATTAGTCCAGAAACAGTGATGCTGACAGAGACTTGGCCCTGTTACAATCctctatatgtatatattcacCAAATTTAAGCTTTTTGtgtgttgagtgttgattttCGTCAATACGCAgtagtttcaaaaagcaactgTCGGCACCGAACGGcgagggcggagccaggagtttttcaaaagggtggccaggcaggggcaagcgatcagtctgtggtggcacacaaatgttcgggcagcatttttatatcgtcggaCTGTGTGGTCGGGGGGGggtctcctctctcagggacaggtCACTATCTGGCACCCATGACCAGACCTCTGAAATGTTTCCTACCACCCGCAGTAATATATAGGATATAATGACACCCGAgatggagaggtttggcgaccttggtgtgtaCACATGTtacgtttgtacatttgtacagagatgatttcacctctaaaagactaaattgtgccaaaaaatgtaaaaaaaaatgactaaaacagca from Xyrauchen texanus isolate HMW12.3.18 chromosome 41, RBS_HiC_50CHRs, whole genome shotgun sequence includes the following:
- the kcnj12a gene encoding ATP-sensitive inward rectifier potassium channel 12; the protein is MSVGRIGRYSVVSTEEDGLRLTTMHGGGMNGYGNGKIHTRRKCRNRFVKKNGQCNVQFTNMDEKSQRYLADMFTTCVDIRWRYMLIAFTLVFVISWLAFGLAFWVIALLHGDLDNPAGDDNFTPCVLQVNGFIAAFLFSIETQTTIGYGFRCVTEECPLAVFLVVFQSIVGSIIDCFMIGAIMAKMARPKKRAQTLLFSNNAVIAMRDGRLCLMWRVGNLRKSHIVEAHVRAQLIKPRVTAEGEYIPLDQLDINVGFDKGLDRIFLVSPITILHQIDQESPLFGLSKQDLETADFEIVVILEGMVEATAMTAQARSSYLASEVLWGHRFESVLFEEKNQYKVDYSHFHKTYEVSSTPRCSAKDMMENKYLVVPSANSFCYENELAILSHEEEEDESSERIKPERAMSLSPERTPRHDFDRLQTPRCREQMSYRRESEI